The Punica granatum isolate Tunisia-2019 chromosome 4, ASM765513v2, whole genome shotgun sequence genome has a window encoding:
- the LOC116202619 gene encoding UPF0481 protein At3g47200-like isoform X1 encodes MSQTIKEISITITSKMDNLPTVSLESCIYRVPEKYLRAKEEAYTPQIISIGPFHRDNKQLHLAEEIKLRYLKSFLARIKADLLCCTRMVKEFEERIRECYQEIIPLSSNEFVEMILVDAAFIVELFIRNHFEELRDEHDAIFHKQWMSDGVFHDMLLLENQLPFFILEKLYDNAPMKSSVTFFKLTFEYFKDILRAHELVNTRIQVRHLVDYVRALQLPSFARGVTNSPGIGKFKTTRSATELMEAGVRFKRGEGICSVLDIIFRDGVLQMPYLVVHEWSEPYFRNMIAYEQCHHDYKYISSYIVLMDSLINTQHDVQILIQSGILENQLGAADDVATLFNTLFKETMRESSQFYYSNLCENLNAYSKTRWHQWKAAWYRHKKILGQEYFSNPWSGISVVAAVILLILTIVQTACSMVDTYAGDARHLFRRRHNS; translated from the exons ATGAGCCAGACAATCAAGGAAATCTCGATCACAATTACGTCCAAGATGGATAACTTGCCGACCGTCTCATTAGAGAGCTGCATCTACAGGGTCCCTGAGAAATATCTCCGAGCAAAAGAAGAAGCCTACACCCCTCAGATCATCTCGATTGGCCCTTTCCACAGGGACAACAAGCAACTCCATTTGGCGGAAGAGATCAAGTTGAGATATCTCAAGAGTTTTCTCGCTCGAATCAAG GCTGACCTGTTGTGTTGCACACGAATGGTGAAGGAGTTCGAAGAACGAATCCGTGAATGCTACCAAGAGATTATCCCCCTTAGCTCCAATGAATTCGTGGAGATGATATTGGTCGATGCTGCCTTCATAGTCGAGCTTTTCATACGGAACCACTTCGAAGAGTTGAGAGATGAGCACGATGCAATCTTCCATAAGCAGTGGATGAGCGACGGAGTGTTCCATGACATGCTTCTGCTCGAGAACCAACTTCCCTTCTTCATCCTGGAGAAATTGTACGACAACGCCCCAATGAAAtcttcggtcaccttcttcAAGCTCACATTTGAGTATTTCAAGGACATCCTCCGTGCGCATGAGTTGGTCAATACAAGGATCCAAGTTAGGCACCTGGTGGACTATGTGCGGGCCTTGCAGCTCCCGTCCTTTGCACGTGGTGTGACAAACTCCCCCGGCATTGGGAAGTTCAAGACGACCCGAAGTGCCACAGAGTTAATGGAAGCAGGAGTAAGATTTAAGCGTGGAGAAGGCATTTGCTCCGTCCTCGACATAATTTTCCGAGACGGGGTCTTGCAGATGCCGTACTTGGTCGTACACGAGTGGAGCGAGCCGTACTTCAGGAACATGATTGCGTATGAACAGTGCCACCACGACTACAAGTACATAAGCAGCTACATCGTTCTCATGGACAGCCTCATTAACACCCAACACGACGTACAAATCCTCATTCAATCAGGGATTCTCGAAAACCAACTCGGTGCAGCTGATGATGTAGCTACGCTCTTCAATACTCTTTTCAAGGAGACAATGAGAGAATCGAGCCAGTTCTATTATTCAAACCTCTGTGAGAACTTGAACGCGTACAGCAAAACCCGGTGGCACCAGTGGAAGGCGGCCTGGTACCGACACAAAAAGATTTTGGGGCAGGAATACTTTAGCAACCCCTGGTCGGGGATCTCTGTGGTGGCAGCAGTAATATTATTGATCCTGACTATTGTTCAAACAGCTTGCTCTATGGTCGATACATACGCAGGTGATGCTCGGCATTTGTTTCGGCGTAGACATAATTCGTGA
- the LOC116202619 gene encoding UPF0481 protein At3g47200-like isoform X2: MSQTIKEISITITSKMDNLPTVSLESCIYRVPEKYLRAKEEAYTPQIISIGPFHRDNKQLHLAEEIKLRYLKSFLARIKEFEERIRECYQEIIPLSSNEFVEMILVDAAFIVELFIRNHFEELRDEHDAIFHKQWMSDGVFHDMLLLENQLPFFILEKLYDNAPMKSSVTFFKLTFEYFKDILRAHELVNTRIQVRHLVDYVRALQLPSFARGVTNSPGIGKFKTTRSATELMEAGVRFKRGEGICSVLDIIFRDGVLQMPYLVVHEWSEPYFRNMIAYEQCHHDYKYISSYIVLMDSLINTQHDVQILIQSGILENQLGAADDVATLFNTLFKETMRESSQFYYSNLCENLNAYSKTRWHQWKAAWYRHKKILGQEYFSNPWSGISVVAAVILLILTIVQTACSMVDTYAGDARHLFRRRHNS, from the exons ATGAGCCAGACAATCAAGGAAATCTCGATCACAATTACGTCCAAGATGGATAACTTGCCGACCGTCTCATTAGAGAGCTGCATCTACAGGGTCCCTGAGAAATATCTCCGAGCAAAAGAAGAAGCCTACACCCCTCAGATCATCTCGATTGGCCCTTTCCACAGGGACAACAAGCAACTCCATTTGGCGGAAGAGATCAAGTTGAGATATCTCAAGAGTTTTCTCGCTCGAATCAAG GAGTTCGAAGAACGAATCCGTGAATGCTACCAAGAGATTATCCCCCTTAGCTCCAATGAATTCGTGGAGATGATATTGGTCGATGCTGCCTTCATAGTCGAGCTTTTCATACGGAACCACTTCGAAGAGTTGAGAGATGAGCACGATGCAATCTTCCATAAGCAGTGGATGAGCGACGGAGTGTTCCATGACATGCTTCTGCTCGAGAACCAACTTCCCTTCTTCATCCTGGAGAAATTGTACGACAACGCCCCAATGAAAtcttcggtcaccttcttcAAGCTCACATTTGAGTATTTCAAGGACATCCTCCGTGCGCATGAGTTGGTCAATACAAGGATCCAAGTTAGGCACCTGGTGGACTATGTGCGGGCCTTGCAGCTCCCGTCCTTTGCACGTGGTGTGACAAACTCCCCCGGCATTGGGAAGTTCAAGACGACCCGAAGTGCCACAGAGTTAATGGAAGCAGGAGTAAGATTTAAGCGTGGAGAAGGCATTTGCTCCGTCCTCGACATAATTTTCCGAGACGGGGTCTTGCAGATGCCGTACTTGGTCGTACACGAGTGGAGCGAGCCGTACTTCAGGAACATGATTGCGTATGAACAGTGCCACCACGACTACAAGTACATAAGCAGCTACATCGTTCTCATGGACAGCCTCATTAACACCCAACACGACGTACAAATCCTCATTCAATCAGGGATTCTCGAAAACCAACTCGGTGCAGCTGATGATGTAGCTACGCTCTTCAATACTCTTTTCAAGGAGACAATGAGAGAATCGAGCCAGTTCTATTATTCAAACCTCTGTGAGAACTTGAACGCGTACAGCAAAACCCGGTGGCACCAGTGGAAGGCGGCCTGGTACCGACACAAAAAGATTTTGGGGCAGGAATACTTTAGCAACCCCTGGTCGGGGATCTCTGTGGTGGCAGCAGTAATATTATTGATCCTGACTATTGTTCAAACAGCTTGCTCTATGGTCGATACATACGCAGGTGATGCTCGGCATTTGTTTCGGCGTAGACATAATTCGTGA